The following proteins are co-located in the Ruminococcaceae bacterium KH2T8 genome:
- a CDS encoding Hydrogenase maturation factor: MKTGKLTNEQLSSIVLSKLPKLSENTLVGADIGADCAWINLGDKLMVISSDPITAGGMQSGTLTVHVSCNDIAACGVRPSGILIDIVAPSSATEEDISEIVTQASREAGKLGVDIVGGHTEVSDSVKTFVVISTAFGLVDKDHPVPRGKARAGDKLIQTKMSAIEGSYIAATEHKSKLYGKVPSEYIDEASSYNSLISVVNEGAAAGSLRSSSEEKNKYGYYYGAASLMHDVTEGGVLGAAYEMAHFSGIGVIVDEKSIPISDASRAICKALDIDPLRLISSGSLLIASNEPDRVIAELNKNGVDATVIGEFIAEEEYKITDINGRTNDMAPPGADEIYRI; encoded by the coding sequence ATGAAGACAGGTAAGCTCACAAACGAACAGCTTAGTTCCATAGTATTGAGTAAGCTCCCGAAGCTCTCCGAGAATACGCTCGTCGGAGCTGACATCGGTGCGGATTGCGCTTGGATAAATCTGGGCGATAAGCTCATGGTCATATCTTCCGATCCCATCACGGCCGGCGGTATGCAGTCGGGTACGCTTACAGTTCACGTATCCTGTAACGATATCGCGGCTTGCGGTGTCAGACCTTCAGGAATACTTATCGATATAGTTGCGCCCTCATCCGCGACTGAGGAAGATATCTCAGAGATCGTAACTCAGGCATCAAGAGAAGCAGGAAAGCTCGGCGTTGATATTGTCGGCGGACATACTGAAGTCTCCGATTCGGTGAAGACTTTCGTAGTCATCTCGACGGCTTTCGGTCTTGTCGATAAAGATCATCCTGTTCCGCGCGGAAAGGCGAGAGCGGGAGATAAGCTCATCCAGACTAAGATGAGTGCGATCGAAGGCTCTTATATCGCAGCTACTGAGCATAAGAGCAAGCTCTACGGCAAGGTGCCTTCAGAATATATCGATGAAGCTTCTTCATATAACTCGCTTATCTCGGTAGTTAATGAGGGTGCTGCCGCAGGTTCTCTCAGGTCTTCTTCGGAAGAGAAGAATAAGTACGGTTATTACTACGGCGCCGCAAGCCTCATGCATGATGTTACAGAAGGCGGTGTACTCGGTGCCGCATATGAGATGGCTCACTTTTCGGGGATCGGTGTTATCGTTGACGAGAAGTCCATTCCGATAAGTGATGCTTCAAGAGCAATCTGTAAGGCACTTGATATCGATCCTTTAAGACTCATATCTTCTGGATCGTTGCTCATCGCTTCCAATGAGCCTGACAGAGTCATAGCTGAACTTAATAAGAACGGCGTGGATGCTACCGTTATTGGCGAGTTCATAGCCGAAGAAGAATATAAGATAACAGACATCAACGGAAGGACCAATGATATGGCCCCTCCGGGTGCGGACGAGATTTACAGGATCTGA
- a CDS encoding thiamine biosynthesis protein ThiI, which produces MSTNVILARMGEITLKGLNRGKFEIQLKNNLKYRLRDFGKLSIYQSQSRIWIEDKHGVENPHFASDESAKEILKAVTQVFGIVSASLARKFEGDLDSIKQNSLEYVQGLLKEHPEYKTFKVEAKRGDKSFPYKSPQICEEVGGFLLENIPELTVKVKDPDFILQVEVRDYNYVYAGKVMGHRGLPVGTAGKGMLLLSGGIDSPVAGYMMASRGMQIDAVYFHSYPYTSAQAKQKVVDLAKIVSRFSGKMRLYVVNFTQIQLDMVKNSPEDMLTITMRRVMLQIAEKLAEKEGCQCLITGESLGQVASQTLEAINITNEVVKMPIFRPLIGLDKEATCDLSRKIGAFETSILPYEDCCTVFVAKHPKTHPKHVDIENAESKLDIGKMVNDGCTQGLEIIEI; this is translated from the coding sequence ATGAGTACTAACGTAATACTTGCAAGAATGGGCGAGATAACGCTCAAGGGATTAAATAGAGGAAAGTTCGAGATACAGCTTAAGAACAATCTTAAGTACAGACTTCGCGACTTCGGAAAGCTTTCGATCTATCAGAGCCAGAGCAGGATCTGGATCGAGGATAAGCACGGTGTTGAGAATCCTCATTTTGCAAGCGATGAGAGCGCCAAGGAGATCCTTAAGGCCGTAACTCAGGTATTCGGTATCGTATCCGCGAGCCTTGCAAGGAAGTTCGAGGGAGATCTTGATTCCATCAAGCAGAATTCTCTTGAGTATGTTCAGGGACTTTTAAAGGAGCATCCCGAATATAAGACTTTCAAGGTCGAGGCAAAAAGAGGCGATAAGTCTTTCCCTTATAAGTCACCTCAGATCTGTGAGGAGGTCGGCGGATTCCTGCTCGAGAACATCCCCGAGCTCACTGTAAAGGTAAAAGATCCTGACTTCATCCTTCAGGTAGAAGTTCGTGATTATAACTATGTCTATGCAGGAAAGGTAATGGGCCACAGAGGTCTTCCCGTAGGAACGGCAGGTAAGGGCATGCTCCTTCTGTCGGGCGGTATAGATTCTCCCGTTGCCGGCTACATGATGGCATCCCGCGGTATGCAGATCGATGCCGTTTATTTCCATTCCTATCCTTATACATCCGCTCAGGCAAAGCAGAAGGTCGTTGACCTTGCAAAGATCGTGTCGCGATTCTCGGGCAAGATGAGACTTTATGTTGTTAACTTTACTCAGATCCAACTCGATATGGTAAAGAACAGCCCTGAGGATATGCTCACTATCACGATGAGAAGAGTAATGCTTCAGATTGCCGAGAAACTTGCCGAGAAGGAAGGCTGCCAGTGCCTTATCACGGGCGAGAGCCTGGGTCAGGTAGCAAGCCAGACTCTTGAAGCTATCAATATAACGAACGAAGTAGTAAAGATGCCTATATTCAGACCTCTTATCGGTCTTGATAAGGAAGCTACATGTGATCTTTCACGTAAGATCGGTGCTTTCGAGACATCGATCCTTCCTTACGAGGATTGCTGTACGGTATTCGTAGCAAAGCATCCCAAGACACATCCCAAGCATGTTGATATCGAAAATGCCGAGTCTAAGCTCGACATCGGGAAGATGGTAAATGACGGCTGCACACAGGGACTGGAGATAATCGAGATCTGA
- a CDS encoding cysteine desulfurase: MIYFDNSATTAPSKSVIDAVTENLNAELFGNPGSLHRLGMASVNAYEECLSKCGKLLGCTKDELYFTSCGTESANTAIEGYMSCNKRAGKKIISTETEHKCTLETLKRLEGQGYEVVYIPVDKAGKPKLDVLENEIDDNTALLCFTHVNNETGSILPLDEIKAIRDKKNRNTKIYLDCVQSLGKLPIDLRTLGVDMAAFSGHKIHSLKGVGMLYVSKNTKIDPLIVGGGQQNGMRSGTQSLVLAVAFTQALSDAVENQDAAYKNAEAINSYLRTELTKRNATVNSPEDALPFVLNVAFEGFQSETMLHCLEMYDIFVSTVSACSSKSKKVSYVLMAMGVDRAIANNSVRLSFSRYNTMAEAEEFIRKTDEIYDKFLVKR, translated from the coding sequence ATGATATATTTCGATAATTCAGCTACGACTGCGCCTTCAAAGTCCGTAATAGATGCAGTAACGGAGAATCTCAATGCGGAGCTCTTCGGTAACCCCGGGTCCCTTCACAGGCTCGGCATGGCTTCCGTAAATGCTTATGAGGAATGCCTTTCTAAGTGCGGTAAGCTCCTCGGATGCACAAAGGATGAGCTCTATTTCACTTCATGCGGTACGGAGTCCGCCAATACGGCGATCGAAGGCTACATGAGCTGCAACAAGAGAGCAGGAAAGAAGATCATCTCGACCGAGACCGAGCATAAGTGTACGCTCGAGACATTAAAGAGGCTCGAGGGCCAGGGATATGAGGTCGTATATATTCCTGTGGATAAGGCAGGAAAGCCCAAGCTCGATGTCCTTGAAAACGAGATCGATGATAATACTGCGCTTCTTTGCTTTACTCATGTTAATAACGAGACGGGTTCTATCCTGCCGCTGGATGAGATCAAGGCTATCAGAGATAAGAAGAACAGGAATACGAAGATCTATCTCGACTGTGTACAGTCCTTGGGAAAGCTTCCCATCGACCTTCGTACTCTCGGCGTAGATATGGCGGCATTTTCAGGTCACAAGATCCATTCTCTGAAGGGTGTCGGGATGCTCTATGTAAGTAAGAATACAAAGATCGATCCGCTGATCGTTGGCGGCGGCCAGCAAAACGGTATGAGATCCGGAACGCAGAGTCTCGTGCTCGCGGTGGCTTTTACGCAGGCGCTTTCTGACGCGGTCGAGAATCAGGATGCTGCATATAAGAATGCCGAGGCGATCAACAGCTATCTTCGCACTGAGCTTACCAAGCGAAATGCTACGGTAAACTCCCCCGAGGACGCTCTGCCTTTCGTCTTAAATGTCGCTTTTGAGGGATTTCAGTCCGAGACGATGCTACATTGTCTTGAAATGTATGATATATTCGTATCTACAGTATCTGCATGTTCGTCGAAATCGAAGAAGGTCAGCTATGTCCTTATGGCGATGGGTGTGGACAGAGCGATCGCCAATAACAGCGTGAGACTCAGCTTTTCGCGCTATAATACTATGGCTGAGGCAGAAGAATTCATAAGGAAGACAGACGAGATCTACGATAAGTTTCTCGTTAAGAGGTAA
- a CDS encoding ADP-ribose pyrophosphatase encodes MKFKSLEKVHQGKFVTRYDLTYETKLGNIKKYEMISRNPEITGFEDVKSDKSEAVVLIMHDKDNTKILLNKEFRMAVGDVAINFPAGLIDPGEDAKTAAARELWEETGLKLVEIKSHWPSSYSAIGLMNERSEVIVGVAEGEFAPSTSDEEEISAGWYTKEEVKELLKTSTNFAARTQAYCYMWAYGA; translated from the coding sequence TTGAAGTTTAAGTCTTTAGAGAAGGTCCACCAGGGAAAGTTCGTAACGAGATACGATCTTACATACGAAACAAAGCTCGGAAACATCAAGAAGTATGAGATGATCAGCAGAAACCCCGAGATCACGGGTTTTGAGGACGTTAAGTCCGATAAGAGCGAGGCTGTTGTTCTCATAATGCACGATAAGGATAATACGAAGATCCTCCTTAATAAGGAATTCAGGATGGCGGTAGGTGACGTTGCTATCAATTTTCCCGCAGGCCTTATCGATCCGGGCGAAGATGCAAAGACAGCAGCTGCCAGAGAGTTATGGGAGGAGACGGGCCTTAAGCTCGTTGAGATCAAGTCTCACTGGCCATCATCCTATAGCGCTATCGGCCTCATGAACGAAAGAAGCGAAGTCATCGTAGGTGTTGCAGAAGGCGAGTTCGCTCCGAGTACCTCTGACGAGGAGGAGATCAGCGCAGGCTGGTATACGAAGGAGGAAGTCAAGGAACTTCTCAAGACCAGTACTAATTTTGCAGCCAGGACTCAGGCATATTGCTATATGTGGGCATACGGAGCGTAA
- a CDS encoding NADH-FMN oxidoreductase RutF, flavin reductase (DIM6/NTAB) family — protein MAKHDKIIVGNSTILNPVPVVMVSCAGKDPSKAEERPNIVTIAWTGTVNSEPPMVYISVRKSRHSYNMIKETGEFVINLVNKSLAKSCDYCGVRSGKDEDKFKTCGLTAVKAEGLEYAYAIKEAPVSISCKVKSVTELGSHDMFVAEVVAVTADSYLKDEEGKLCLDKAKLISYNHGEYFSLGDKLGFFGYSVASDEVFEKRMGYKRERDKYKHLREEGSQKKNGKKY, from the coding sequence ATGGCAAAGCATGACAAGATAATCGTTGGCAATTCCACGATCTTAAACCCGGTTCCCGTAGTAATGGTATCCTGCGCGGGAAAGGATCCTTCCAAAGCGGAAGAAAGGCCCAACATCGTAACTATCGCATGGACGGGAACCGTTAATTCGGAGCCTCCCATGGTATACATCTCTGTTCGAAAGAGCAGACATTCCTATAATATGATCAAGGAGACAGGTGAGTTCGTAATAAATCTCGTCAATAAGTCTCTTGCAAAGTCCTGCGACTACTGCGGCGTTAGATCAGGTAAGGACGAAGATAAGTTCAAGACTTGCGGTCTTACTGCAGTTAAGGCAGAGGGCCTTGAGTACGCATATGCGATCAAGGAAGCTCCCGTCTCGATCTCCTGCAAGGTAAAGAGCGTTACGGAGCTCGGTTCGCACGATATGTTCGTTGCAGAGGTTGTTGCAGTTACGGCTGACAGCTATCTTAAGGACGAAGAAGGGAAGCTGTGCCTTGATAAAGCAAAGCTCATCTCTTATAATCACGGCGAATATTTCTCTCTCGGTGATAAGCTCGGTTTCTTCGGCTATTCGGTAGCATCGGATGAAGTCTTCGAAAAGCGTATGGGCTATAAGAGGGAAAGAGATAAGTATAAGCATTTAAGAGAAGAGGGTTCTCAGAAGAAGAACGGAAAAAAGTATTGA
- a CDS encoding O-6-methylguanine DNA methyltransferase, giving the protein MINVHPDNSIIRHVRLSDGKILRDAGFMSGPLSEVESRIRHLTSTDMTDAFIVTDEENNAKIFIRLYTGTVDMSRLSMHINHNDVSYDLLYRCVDDVIKHVFFVRKAHKLSAIVTSGDELYERALAENGFIQEAILHDEVNIDGKYSDAGLFYILKPQYTAYNYAFVAFQRGVVAVGGTDSYVDDVRFLSYGARIEDEFIFECADYLGILADDGTLLPRASDDYDMDYRDIPYIPQEVVRASEELKEYFIKKRDTFDINVDFHDATEFQLKVWNEIKKVPYGATVSYEDIALRLTDNDMKKARRLTRAVGSACSENPVPIIIPCHRVIGKNGMLMGFSGGIEFKDFLLQNELFSAALPLY; this is encoded by the coding sequence ATGATCAACGTTCATCCTGACAACTCGATCATAAGACACGTTCGCTTGAGCGACGGAAAGATCTTAAGAGATGCGGGCTTTATGTCCGGACCTTTAAGTGAGGTCGAGAGCAGGATCAGGCATCTGACATCTACGGATATGACTGATGCATTTATCGTTACGGATGAGGAGAATAACGCTAAGATCTTCATAAGACTCTATACGGGCACGGTGGATATGTCGAGGCTTTCGATGCATATAAATCATAACGATGTCTCATATGATCTGCTCTACAGATGCGTAGATGATGTCATAAAGCACGTATTCTTCGTTCGTAAGGCTCATAAGCTTTCTGCTATCGTAACGAGCGGTGATGAGCTCTATGAGAGAGCATTGGCGGAGAACGGCTTTATCCAGGAAGCGATACTTCACGACGAGGTCAATATCGACGGTAAGTACAGTGATGCGGGACTCTTTTATATCCTGAAGCCTCAGTACACGGCATATAATTATGCTTTCGTTGCATTCCAAAGAGGTGTCGTCGCGGTAGGCGGTACGGACAGTTATGTGGACGACGTGAGGTTCTTGAGCTACGGCGCTAGGATAGAGGATGAGTTCATCTTCGAGTGTGCGGACTACCTGGGTATATTAGCCGATGATGGAACTCTCCTCCCCAGGGCGTCAGACGATTACGATATGGACTACAGGGACATCCCGTATATCCCACAGGAGGTCGTAAGGGCATCAGAGGAGCTCAAGGAGTACTTTATAAAGAAGAGAGATACTTTCGATATCAATGTCGATTTTCACGATGCGACGGAATTCCAGCTCAAGGTCTGGAACGAGATAAAGAAGGTTCCTTACGGAGCGACAGTCAGTTACGAGGATATCGCATTGAGGCTCACCGATAATGATATGAAGAAGGCAAGACGCCTTACGCGTGCCGTTGGAAGCGCCTGTTCGGAGAATCCCGTACCGATAATAATCCCGTGTCACAGGGTCATCGGAAAGAACGGAATGCTCATGGGATTTTCAGGGGGTATTGAATTTAAGGACTTCCTGCTTCAAAATGAATTGTTCTCTGCGGCACTGCCGCTCTACTAA
- a CDS encoding ABC-type glycerol-3-phosphate transport system, substrate-binding protein produces the protein MSLIRSRKALSLLMTVVMSMATCVSCKKTDDEFPELSYPDQSSAVSEVTADEDELSEPINELLVAVPYSSETVELLAKLYYAKQNDLIEDSANGRDISLDYLDSIEIPWVIRTRQTSGDGAGLASILQWQEDGDMPDLMLVEDIGSVKDSGLICPYDDYLSMESQIDGNLIYPDALIECMFDDGTYGLPHYQSVMLLVGNSEYIPESGRLPFRSDTDGFLDYLRDIRAEGLDEEMVVFAGAYELLPYLTSAFDSDTPTSYMFSEDLDLTGELDSAVDYVGTIYDEGLSAFSDQSGADPRISRSACMWLSSSGSIDMWSVYYPDSLYFAMLPSDDAESSGIPYSTVYSMCMSSSCTNKEFASGFAEFMCFDTDALMLLNRVEPQRGYLPCVTSSAVWDIVCEDEIFGTEAMLFEQILGRSIYCPGPGSAFGTSVNNYNRDYYIARSEGSDPEYDLESCLS, from the coding sequence ATGAGTCTGATACGTTCAAGGAAAGCTTTATCACTTCTTATGACTGTCGTTATGTCTATGGCGACATGTGTATCCTGTAAGAAGACGGATGATGAATTCCCGGAGCTTTCCTATCCCGATCAGTCTTCCGCGGTTTCAGAAGTCACGGCTGATGAAGATGAGCTTTCGGAACCGATAAATGAACTTCTTGTAGCAGTACCTTATTCCTCAGAGACGGTCGAGCTCCTTGCCAAGCTTTACTATGCCAAGCAGAACGATCTTATCGAAGATTCTGCTAACGGCAGGGATATTAGCCTCGATTATCTCGATTCTATTGAGATCCCGTGGGTCATAAGGACACGTCAGACATCAGGCGACGGTGCGGGACTTGCGAGTATCCTTCAGTGGCAGGAGGACGGCGATATGCCTGATCTGATGCTCGTAGAGGATATCGGAAGCGTAAAGGATTCGGGACTAATATGTCCTTATGACGATTATCTCTCGATGGAAAGTCAGATCGACGGTAATCTTATTTATCCGGATGCTCTCATTGAGTGCATGTTCGATGACGGTACTTACGGTCTTCCTCATTATCAGTCTGTAATGCTCCTTGTAGGAAACAGCGAATATATCCCCGAGTCGGGAAGACTGCCGTTCAGATCCGATACTGACGGATTCCTTGATTATCTTCGCGATATCAGGGCAGAGGGTCTTGATGAGGAAATGGTCGTTTTTGCAGGTGCTTATGAGCTCTTGCCTTATCTTACTTCCGCATTTGATTCCGATACGCCTACATCTTATATGTTTTCAGAGGATCTGGATCTAACGGGCGAGCTGGACAGTGCCGTTGATTATGTCGGCACGATCTACGATGAAGGTCTATCCGCATTCTCTGATCAAAGCGGAGCCGATCCCAGGATCTCCAGATCCGCATGCATGTGGCTCAGTTCATCGGGTTCTATAGATATGTGGTCGGTATATTATCCCGACAGCCTATATTTCGCTATGCTGCCGTCTGATGATGCAGAATCGTCAGGTATCCCGTATTCGACGGTCTATTCGATGTGTATGTCATCGTCCTGCACTAATAAGGAATTTGCATCAGGCTTTGCTGAGTTTATGTGCTTTGATACGGATGCACTTATGCTGCTGAACAGGGTTGAACCTCAGAGAGGTTATCTTCCTTGTGTTACGTCATCTGCAGTCTGGGACATCGTCTGCGAAGACGAGATATTCGGAACGGAAGCCATGCTCTTTGAGCAGATCCTCGGAAGGAGCATCTACTGCCCCGGCCCGGGAAGCGCTTTCGGAACATCGGTTAACAACTACAACAGGGATTACTATATCGCCAGAAGCGAAGGTTCTGATCCCGAATATGATCTGGAGAGCTGCCTGTCATGA
- a CDS encoding adenosylhomocysteinase, with translation MSVPAYEVKDINLAPSGAEKIEWAYRNMPVLRAIEKELIDEQPFKGMKISVSVHVEAKTACLARALARGGADVALTGCNPLSTQDDVAAALAASGDLHVYAVHGVDEENYIKHLKMALDFGPDIVIDDGGDLAMLLHSECKDLTKNLIGGCEETTTGVHRLEILEKEGKLAYPVVAVNDARCKHLFDNRFGTGQSVWTAIMATTNLVVAGKKVVVAGFGMCGRGVALRAKGLGAKVIVTEIDPVKACEAIMEGYEVMTMDEAAPLGDIFVTVTGCEDVIVGRHFEQMKDGAVCCNAGHFDCEVSVKDLKAMCESSSELRNNIIGYKLKNGNTVCVIAEGRLVNLAAGDGHPVEIMDMSFALQAQSARYIAQYGKDLDNKVIQTPEVIDNRVAEILLATKDIKIDKLTPEQEKYISSWDF, from the coding sequence ATGTCAGTTCCCGCATATGAAGTAAAAGATATCAATCTTGCTCCTTCAGGAGCAGAGAAGATCGAGTGGGCTTACAGGAACATGCCTGTTCTTCGTGCAATTGAGAAGGAGCTCATCGATGAGCAGCCCTTCAAGGGAATGAAGATCTCCGTATCGGTTCACGTTGAAGCTAAGACTGCATGTCTTGCCAGAGCTCTCGCAAGAGGCGGTGCAGATGTTGCACTTACCGGTTGTAATCCTCTTTCGACTCAGGATGATGTTGCCGCTGCACTTGCTGCTTCAGGCGACCTTCACGTATATGCCGTTCACGGTGTTGATGAAGAGAACTATATTAAGCACCTTAAGATGGCTCTGGACTTTGGTCCCGATATCGTAATCGACGACGGCGGAGACCTTGCAATGCTCCTTCATTCCGAGTGCAAGGATCTTACCAAGAACCTCATCGGCGGCTGTGAGGAAACAACAACAGGTGTTCACAGACTTGAGATCCTCGAGAAGGAAGGTAAGCTCGCTTACCCCGTAGTAGCAGTTAACGATGCAAGATGTAAGCATCTCTTCGATAACAGATTCGGTACCGGCCAATCCGTATGGACTGCCATCATGGCTACGACAAACCTCGTAGTAGCAGGTAAGAAGGTAGTAGTTGCAGGCTTCGGTATGTGTGGCCGTGGTGTAGCTTTAAGAGCTAAGGGTCTCGGTGCTAAGGTAATCGTTACCGAGATCGATCCCGTAAAGGCCTGTGAGGCTATCATGGAAGGCTACGAAGTAATGACTATGGATGAGGCTGCTCCTCTCGGTGATATCTTCGTAACCGTTACAGGCTGTGAAGATGTTATCGTCGGCAGACACTTCGAGCAGATGAAGGACGGTGCCGTATGCTGTAACGCAGGCCACTTCGATTGCGAAGTAAGCGTTAAGGATCTTAAGGCTATGTGCGAATCTTCTTCCGAGCTTCGTAACAACATCATCGGTTATAAGCTCAAGAACGGTAATACCGTATGCGTTATCGCAGAGGGAAGACTCGTAAATCTTGCAGCAGGTGACGGACATCCCGTTGAGATCATGGATATGAGCTTTGCTCTTCAGGCACAGTCCGCAAGATATATCGCTCAGTATGGTAAGGATCTTGATAATAAGGTCATCCAGACTCCCGAGGTTATCGATAACAGAGTAGCGGAGATCCTTCTTGCTACAAAGGACATCAAGATCGATAAGCTTACACCCGAGCAGGAGAAGTATATCTCTTCCTGGGATTTTTAA
- a CDS encoding purine-nucleoside phosphorylase codes for MITDKEKYLEAVSTAADYIRKNIPSDRQVPKICIVLGSGLAPLASECTDPISLPYAEIPGFPVSTVPGHEGRLIIGKLEGKDVFLMSGRFHYYEGYDTSVCTFYVRVMSKLGVEILFLTNAAGGLLDEMEPADLMAVTDHLSFSCMSPLIGPNLDEFGVRFPDQSFVYDKDLIATLASCAEELGIRLHQGVYSYSKGPQYETPAEIRALKLLGAGAVGMSTVPEAIVASHCGMKVAAVSCISNMAAGISKTALTHEEVITNANKASASNCSLVRAFIRKTEV; via the coding sequence ATGATAACAGATAAAGAAAAGTATCTTGAGGCCGTCAGTACGGCAGCCGATTATATCAGAAAGAACATCCCGTCAGATCGTCAGGTCCCTAAGATCTGCATCGTTCTGGGATCGGGACTTGCTCCTTTAGCATCCGAGTGTACGGATCCCATCTCTCTTCCTTATGCGGAGATCCCGGGATTTCCCGTATCTACGGTTCCCGGACATGAGGGAAGACTCATTATCGGAAAGCTTGAAGGTAAGGATGTATTCCTTATGTCCGGCAGATTCCACTACTATGAAGGTTACGATACTTCAGTATGTACCTTCTATGTACGTGTAATGAGCAAGCTCGGAGTAGAGATCCTTTTCCTTACGAATGCAGCAGGCGGTCTGCTTGACGAGATGGAGCCCGCTGATCTTATGGCTGTTACGGATCATCTGTCATTCAGCTGTATGTCTCCTCTGATAGGGCCTAACCTTGATGAGTTCGGCGTAAGATTCCCCGATCAGTCTTTCGTATATGATAAGGATCTTATCGCTACATTGGCTTCCTGTGCCGAGGAGCTCGGTATCAGGCTTCATCAGGGTGTTTATTCCTACAGCAAGGGGCCTCAGTATGAGACTCCCGCTGAGATCAGAGCACTCAAGTTGCTTGGCGCCGGCGCAGTCGGTATGTCAACCGTCCCCGAGGCTATCGTTGCATCCCACTGCGGTATGAAGGTAGCGGCAGTATCCTGTATCTCCAATATGGCGGCAGGTATAAGCAAGACGGCTCTTACACATGAAGAAGTTATAACTAATGCCAATAAGGCATCCGCATCTAATTGTTCGCTCGTTAGAGCATTTATAAGAAAGACGGAGGTTTGA